In a single window of the Pontibacter russatus genome:
- a CDS encoding MFS transporter, which produces MGEAKSGGKLSGMFRALESRNYRLFFTGQGISLVGTWMQQIALSWLVYRLTDSVFLLGAVTFSSQIPSFLLGPFAGVAADRFNRHKVLIVTQALSMLQASTLAVLVLTETVEIWHVLALSAVLGIINALDISTRQAFVFELVEKRENISNAIALNSSMFNMARLVGPTIAGLIIAVVGEGICILINALSYIAVLASLLLMRLEPLERVAQERKPWQSLKDGFRYAFGFPPIRALIMIVALLSLFGMPFSVLLPVFARDILHGGANTLGYLMGASGLGALSGALFLAQRKSVMGLGRVIVFTMVLFGSSLIAFSFSNMLLLSLVLMLFTGFGMIVSMASCNTLLQTLTDDDKRGRVMSLYATAFMGMAPIGSMLAGAVAERVGVGYTLAGCGLLCALSIVPFAVRLPRLRQMVWPIYERLGIVPEIATGLQSASNLAAPPEER; this is translated from the coding sequence ATGGGAGAAGCGAAATCAGGAGGAAAGTTAAGCGGGATGTTCCGGGCGCTGGAGTCGCGCAACTACAGGCTGTTCTTTACGGGGCAGGGCATCTCGCTTGTCGGCACCTGGATGCAGCAGATTGCCCTCAGCTGGCTCGTGTACCGCCTCACCGACTCGGTGTTCCTGCTCGGGGCCGTGACGTTCTCCAGCCAGATTCCTTCCTTCCTGCTCGGCCCCTTCGCGGGCGTGGCCGCCGACCGGTTCAACCGGCACAAGGTGTTGATCGTGACGCAGGCGCTCTCGATGCTACAGGCCTCTACGCTGGCCGTGCTGGTGCTGACAGAAACGGTTGAGATATGGCATGTGCTGGCCCTGAGCGCCGTGCTGGGCATCATCAATGCCCTCGACATCTCTACCCGGCAGGCATTCGTGTTTGAGCTGGTGGAGAAGCGGGAGAACATCAGCAACGCCATCGCCCTGAATTCCTCCATGTTTAATATGGCGCGCCTGGTGGGGCCAACCATTGCCGGACTCATCATCGCGGTGGTAGGGGAGGGCATCTGCATTCTCATCAACGCCCTTAGCTATATAGCCGTGCTGGCCTCGCTGCTGCTGATGCGCCTGGAGCCTTTGGAGCGGGTGGCGCAGGAGCGGAAACCCTGGCAATCGTTGAAAGACGGGTTCCGGTACGCTTTCGGCTTTCCGCCCATTCGGGCTCTGATTATGATTGTGGCGCTCCTGAGCCTGTTCGGAATGCCGTTTAGTGTGCTTCTGCCCGTTTTTGCGCGGGATATTCTGCACGGAGGCGCGAACACACTGGGTTACCTGATGGGAGCCTCCGGCTTAGGGGCCTTGAGCGGGGCCTTGTTTCTGGCGCAGCGGAAATCGGTGATGGGGCTGGGCAGGGTGATTGTGTTCACGATGGTTCTGTTTGGCTCGTCTCTCATCGCTTTCTCTTTCTCAAACATGCTGCTGCTGTCGCTTGTGCTGATGCTGTTCACCGGCTTCGGCATGATTGTGTCGATGGCCTCCTGCAACACGCTGCTGCAAACGCTGACGGATGATGACAAGCGCGGGCGCGTGATGAGTCTGTATGCCACGGCATTTATGGGCATGGCCCCCATCGGCAGCATGCTGGCCGGGGCCGTGGCAGAGCGGGTGGGGGTGGGCTACACGCTGGCAGGTTGCGGCTTGCTGTGCGCGCTGAGCATTGTGCCCTTTGCCGTGAGGCTTCCCCGCCTCCGGCAGATGGTGTGGCCTATTTATGAGCGCCTGGGCATTGTGCCGGAAATCGCCACCGGCCTGCAATCTGCCTCTAACCTGGCCGCCCCGCCGGAGGAACGATAG
- the dnaE gene encoding DNA polymerase III subunit alpha gives MPVFSHLHTHTQYSLLDGQASIGALMKKAQADGMPAVAMTDHGNMFAAFNFVAEANKYNVKPIVGCEFYLVKDRHLKTFTKEQKDVRHHQLLLAKDQEGYQNLAKLCSLSYIEGVYSKWPRIDKELLQKYSKGLIATSCCIGAELPQTILWKGEEEAEELLKWWLDLFGEDYYIELQRHGLQNIDGTGKSQEDVNQVLLKFAHKYNIKVICTNDSHYVDQDDWNAHDILLCVNTGEDQSTPVGDFATKYYRFLSDDQRVIYDTVDNVRSKYGHMPNIRQMLNRIDEAGPKTRFGFPNDQFYFKTQAEMNALFKDVPQAVDNTNEIVDKITPPKLKRDILLPNFPIPPEHANADAFLRHLTFAGAAKRYGEITEEIQERLDYELRIIETMGFAGYFLIVQDFINRGRDMGVAVGPGRGSAAGSAVAYCVGITNIDPIKYSLLFERFLNPERVSMPDIDIDFDDVNRQRVIDYVVEKYGKTQVAQIITFGTMAAKSSIKDVARSTSLPLAEANELAKMVPETPGTTLAKAFMENLELASIREGTDARAAVLKLAEKLEGSVRNTGIHAAGVIIAPDDITNYIPVSTSKDSDLLVTQFDGKVIESAGMLKMDFLGLKTLTIIKDAIELIKKNHGVEIDIDAIPIDDEKTYQLYQRGDTIGTFQFESEGMRMYLKDLQPTNIEDLIAMNALYRPGPMQFIPNFINRKHGREEVEYPHELLKPILEYSYGIMVYQEQIMQTAQILAGYSLGGADLLRRAMGKKDMKKMAEEREKFIAGAGEKHKITPKKASEVFDVMEKFAQYGFNRSHSAAYSVVAYQTGYLKAHYPAEYMAAVLTNNMNDIKKVTFFIEEARKQGVQVLGPDVNESLLKFNVNEQGHIRFGLAAIKGTGESAVDAIITEREANGLYQDIFDFAKRVNLRAVNKKTFESMALAGAFDSWGLYHRAQLIEVPEGESMSLLEKAVRYGNNYQAEQQAAQQSLFGGSAAVASPLPKIPEVHIWTQAEMLRREKEVVGFYMSGHPLDQFKLEIDSYCTCPLDKIEEYKNRDVNVAGMVSEVVIRTAKNGNPFALFSIEDYDSTMQMALFGEDYMKFSPYLKMGLYLFIRGKVQLRYKTEDQWELKPTSIQLLGDITDKMAQGVHLNINLQHFSPVLAEALEGAIVASPGQKRLEITLHVPEEKLALPMYSRKYRIEPKAFLASIKDMGLGECRLI, from the coding sequence TTGCCAGTTTTTTCGCATTTACATACCCATACGCAGTACTCGCTGCTCGACGGCCAGGCCAGCATTGGCGCGCTCATGAAAAAGGCGCAGGCCGATGGCATGCCCGCCGTGGCCATGACCGACCACGGCAACATGTTCGCCGCCTTCAACTTTGTGGCCGAGGCCAACAAGTATAACGTCAAGCCGATTGTGGGCTGCGAATTTTACCTGGTGAAAGACCGCCACCTCAAAACGTTCACGAAGGAGCAGAAGGATGTGCGCCACCACCAACTGCTGCTGGCCAAAGACCAGGAAGGCTACCAGAACCTGGCCAAGCTTTGCTCGCTGTCTTATATAGAAGGCGTATATAGCAAGTGGCCCCGCATCGACAAGGAGCTGCTGCAGAAATACAGCAAAGGCCTGATTGCCACCAGCTGCTGCATCGGCGCCGAATTGCCGCAAACCATCCTCTGGAAAGGCGAAGAAGAAGCCGAGGAGCTGCTGAAGTGGTGGCTCGACCTCTTTGGCGAGGATTACTACATCGAGCTGCAGCGCCACGGCCTGCAGAACATCGACGGCACCGGCAAGAGCCAGGAAGATGTGAACCAGGTGCTGCTGAAGTTCGCGCACAAGTACAACATCAAGGTCATCTGCACCAACGACTCGCACTACGTGGACCAGGACGACTGGAACGCGCATGATATCCTCCTCTGCGTGAACACCGGCGAGGACCAGAGCACGCCCGTTGGCGACTTTGCCACCAAGTACTATCGCTTCCTGTCGGATGACCAGCGGGTGATATATGACACCGTGGACAACGTGCGCAGCAAGTACGGCCATATGCCAAACATCCGCCAGATGCTGAACCGCATCGACGAGGCCGGCCCGAAAACGCGTTTCGGCTTCCCCAACGACCAGTTCTACTTCAAGACGCAGGCCGAGATGAACGCGCTGTTCAAGGATGTGCCGCAGGCGGTCGACAACACCAACGAGATTGTGGACAAAATCACGCCGCCCAAGCTCAAGCGCGACATCCTGCTGCCCAACTTCCCGATTCCGCCGGAGCATGCCAACGCCGATGCTTTTCTGCGCCACCTCACGTTTGCGGGCGCGGCCAAGCGCTACGGCGAGATAACGGAGGAAATCCAGGAGCGCCTGGATTACGAGCTGCGCATTATCGAAACAATGGGCTTTGCCGGCTACTTCCTCATCGTGCAGGATTTCATCAACCGGGGCCGCGACATGGGCGTGGCCGTGGGGCCGGGCCGTGGCTCGGCGGCCGGCTCGGCGGTGGCTTACTGCGTCGGCATCACCAACATCGACCCCATCAAGTACAGCCTGCTCTTCGAGCGTTTCCTGAACCCGGAGCGTGTGTCGATGCCCGATATTGACATTGACTTCGACGACGTGAACCGCCAGCGCGTGATTGACTACGTGGTGGAGAAATACGGCAAGACGCAGGTGGCCCAGATCATCACGTTCGGCACGATGGCCGCCAAATCGTCGATCAAAGATGTGGCCCGGTCTACCTCGCTGCCGCTGGCCGAGGCAAACGAACTGGCGAAGATGGTGCCGGAAACGCCGGGCACTACGCTGGCCAAAGCCTTTATGGAGAATCTGGAGTTGGCTTCCATTCGGGAAGGTACTGATGCCCGCGCCGCCGTACTGAAACTGGCCGAAAAGCTGGAAGGCTCGGTGCGCAACACCGGCATTCATGCGGCGGGCGTCATCATCGCCCCCGACGATATTACCAATTATATACCGGTTTCTACTTCAAAGGACTCTGACCTGCTGGTCACGCAGTTCGACGGCAAGGTGATTGAGAGCGCGGGCATGCTGAAGATGGACTTCCTGGGCCTGAAAACGCTCACCATCATCAAAGACGCGATTGAGCTTATCAAGAAAAACCACGGGGTTGAGATTGACATTGACGCCATTCCGATAGACGACGAGAAAACCTACCAGCTTTACCAGCGCGGCGACACCATCGGCACGTTCCAGTTCGAGTCGGAGGGGATGCGCATGTACCTGAAGGATTTGCAGCCGACCAACATTGAAGACCTGATTGCGATGAACGCCCTGTACCGCCCTGGCCCGATGCAGTTCATCCCGAACTTCATTAACCGGAAGCATGGCCGTGAGGAGGTGGAATACCCGCACGAGCTGCTCAAGCCGATTCTGGAGTACTCCTACGGCATCATGGTGTACCAGGAGCAGATCATGCAGACGGCCCAGATTCTGGCCGGTTACTCCCTCGGCGGTGCCGACCTGCTGCGCCGCGCCATGGGTAAGAAGGACATGAAGAAGATGGCCGAGGAGCGCGAGAAGTTCATTGCCGGGGCCGGAGAGAAGCATAAAATCACCCCGAAGAAAGCCTCTGAGGTGTTCGACGTGATGGAGAAGTTCGCCCAGTACGGCTTCAACCGCTCCCACTCCGCCGCTTACTCGGTGGTGGCTTACCAGACGGGTTACCTGAAGGCCCACTACCCGGCCGAGTATATGGCCGCCGTGCTCACCAACAACATGAACGACATCAAGAAGGTGACGTTCTTTATTGAGGAGGCGCGCAAGCAGGGCGTGCAGGTGCTGGGGCCGGACGTAAACGAATCCTTGCTGAAATTTAACGTGAACGAGCAGGGCCATATCCGATTTGGTTTGGCTGCGATAAAAGGAACCGGGGAGTCTGCCGTGGATGCCATCATCACGGAACGCGAGGCAAACGGCCTGTACCAGGATATTTTCGATTTTGCCAAGCGCGTGAACCTGCGGGCCGTGAACAAGAAAACCTTCGAAAGCATGGCCCTGGCCGGTGCCTTCGACTCGTGGGGACTTTACCACCGGGCGCAACTGATAGAAGTGCCGGAGGGCGAAAGCATGAGTTTGCTGGAAAAGGCGGTGCGCTACGGCAACAACTACCAGGCGGAGCAGCAGGCCGCGCAGCAGTCGCTGTTTGGGGGCAGCGCCGCCGTGGCCTCCCCGCTTCCCAAAATACCGGAGGTGCATATATGGACGCAGGCTGAAATGCTCCGCCGTGAAAAGGAAGTGGTGGGCTTTTATATGTCAGGCCATCCGCTCGACCAGTTTAAGCTGGAAATCGACTCTTACTGCACCTGCCCTCTTGACAAAATTGAGGAATACAAGAACCGGGACGTGAACGTGGCGGGTATGGTGTCGGAGGTGGTGATACGGACGGCCAAGAACGGTAATCCTTTTGCGCTGTTCTCCATCGAGGATTACGACTCCACGATGCAAATGGCGCTGTTCGGGGAAGACTATATGAAGTTTTCGCCTTACCTGAAGATGGGCCTGTACCTGTTTATCCGGGGCAAGGTGCAGCTACGGTACAAGACCGAGGACCAGTGGGAACTCAAGCCCACCAGCATCCAGCTACTCGGCGACATCACCGATAAGATGGCGCAGGGCGTACACCTCAACATCAACCTGCAGCACTTCAGCCCTGTGTTGGCGGAGGCGCTGGAAGGCGCCATCGTAGCCAGCCCCGGCCAGAAGCGCCTGGAGATAACGCTTCACGTGCCGGAGGAGAAACTGGCCCTGCCCATGTACTCGCGCAAGTACAGGATTGAGCCGAAAGCGTTCCTGGCATCCATCAAGGATATGGGCCTGGGAGAGTGTAGGTTGATTTGA
- a CDS encoding transposase, whose translation MNFLTMTVVDWVDVFTRPIYKRIMVEALRYCQQHKGLRLHAWCLMSNHLHMIAAAEEARNLSDILRDFKQFTSLKMVATIQEEPESRKQWMLHRFEFNAHLHSKVRRCKLWQDSNDAKEIFSNNFLEQKLAIYTRQPVAGRVGKRAGALSL comes from the coding sequence ATGAATTTCCTTACGATGACGGTGGTGGACTGGGTGGATGTGTTCACGCGCCCTATATATAAACGCATCATGGTGGAGGCCCTGAGATACTGCCAGCAGCACAAAGGCTTGCGCCTTCATGCCTGGTGCCTGATGAGCAACCACCTGCATATGATTGCCGCCGCTGAAGAAGCCCGGAATCTTTCAGACATTCTGCGTGACTTCAAGCAATTTACCAGCCTTAAGATGGTAGCCACCATACAGGAAGAACCGGAAAGCCGGAAGCAGTGGATGCTGCACCGCTTTGAGTTCAATGCGCACCTCCACTCAAAAGTCCGGCGTTGTAAACTATGGCAGGACAGCAACGACGCAAAGGAAATTTTCAGCAACAATTTTCTGGAACAGAAACTGGCCATATATACACGACAACCCGTTGCGGGCAGAGTGGGTAAACGAGCCGGAGCACTATCGTTATAG
- the trxA gene encoding thioredoxin, whose translation MANKAIEITDANFDEIINSDKPVLVDFWAEWCGPCRMVGPIVEELAGEYEGKAVIGKVDVDANPQTSAKFGIRSIPTLLVFKNGEVVDKQVGAVPKNVLSQKLESQMA comes from the coding sequence ATGGCTAACAAAGCAATTGAAATTACAGACGCGAACTTTGATGAGATCATCAATTCAGATAAACCCGTACTGGTAGACTTTTGGGCAGAGTGGTGCGGACCTTGCCGCATGGTGGGCCCGATTGTGGAAGAATTGGCCGGTGAGTACGAAGGCAAAGCCGTTATCGGTAAAGTAGACGTAGACGCCAACCCGCAGACTTCCGCCAAATTCGGTATCCGCAGCATCCCGACGCTCCTTGTTTTCAAAAACGGTGAGGTGGTGGACAAGCAGGTAGGTGCCGTGCCTAAGAACGTGCTTTCCCAGAAACTGGAGTCGCAGATGGCATAA
- a CDS encoding DUF421 domain-containing protein, which produces MRFPSMQEVFSTVFGIHDQTLTWWQMSARAIGVFFAALLIMRVGSHRVFGKNTAFDIILGIIYGSVLSRAITGNAPFWPTLAAALTLVLLHRGLAMVAYHTHFGFGNFIKGRPRVLVRDGELQEEAMRASSVTKNDLLEALRSSGSALDLNRIDHAYLERSGKISIIMKKEEKEE; this is translated from the coding sequence GTGCGTTTTCCCAGTATGCAGGAAGTTTTCAGCACCGTTTTCGGCATACACGACCAAACCCTGACCTGGTGGCAAATGTCTGCCCGGGCCATCGGCGTTTTCTTCGCCGCGCTGCTGATTATGCGGGTGGGGAGCCACCGCGTCTTCGGCAAGAACACGGCCTTCGACATCATTCTCGGGATTATATATGGCTCGGTGCTGAGCCGTGCCATAACGGGCAACGCACCTTTCTGGCCCACGTTGGCAGCCGCGCTCACGCTCGTGCTGCTGCACAGAGGCCTGGCGATGGTCGCCTACCACACGCACTTTGGCTTCGGGAATTTCATTAAAGGGCGGCCCAGGGTGCTGGTGCGGGACGGAGAGTTACAGGAGGAGGCGATGCGCGCCAGCAGCGTCACGAAAAACGACTTGCTGGAGGCGCTCCGGAGTTCGGGATCTGCCCTGGACCTGAACCGGATTGACCATGCCTACCTGGAGCGGAGCGGCAAAATAAGCATCATTATGAAGAAAGAGGAGAAAGAGGAATAA
- a CDS encoding DUF5329 family protein: protein MNTRIMLGIAAVAGLLSVADGAATPAAVPAFGSHANGLTEGQKVERLIAYLRSLDGAVFIRNGSEHSNTEAADHLQTKWEKHRDEVHTAVEFIEELASASGLTGEDYTIRFQDGTVRTTRDVLLEELKRLEQQP from the coding sequence ATGAACACACGAATCATGTTAGGAATTGCCGCAGTGGCGGGACTGCTGTCTGTAGCGGACGGGGCGGCAACCCCTGCCGCTGTGCCTGCATTCGGCAGCCATGCCAACGGGCTGACGGAGGGCCAGAAAGTGGAGCGGCTGATCGCCTACCTGCGCAGCCTGGACGGTGCTGTCTTTATCCGGAACGGCAGCGAGCACAGCAACACAGAGGCGGCAGACCACCTGCAGACCAAATGGGAGAAGCACAGGGACGAGGTTCACACCGCAGTGGAATTCATTGAAGAGCTTGCCTCGGCCTCCGGACTTACCGGCGAAGACTATACCATCCGGTTCCAAGACGGCACCGTCCGCACCACCAGGGATGTGCTGCTGGAAGAACTGAAGCGGTTGGAACAGCAGCCTTAG
- a CDS encoding SpoIIAA family protein, whose protein sequence is MLQLLEESKGDLVAFRISGNVDRNDYNVMLPVLEEKIRQHGKIRVYAEVQDVEAYSLRALYEDIKFDIKHAAHFSRAAIVGDRAWIDWLTVMAQPFTTANVKYFDFSQRNKAWEWIHEGLNIDA, encoded by the coding sequence ATGTTACAACTGTTAGAAGAGTCTAAAGGTGATTTGGTCGCGTTCCGCATTTCGGGGAATGTAGACAGGAACGACTACAATGTGATGCTCCCGGTGCTGGAGGAGAAAATCAGGCAGCACGGCAAGATCAGGGTATATGCCGAGGTGCAGGATGTGGAGGCGTATTCGCTACGCGCGCTGTACGAGGACATTAAGTTCGACATCAAGCACGCCGCACACTTCAGCAGGGCCGCCATCGTGGGCGACCGCGCCTGGATAGACTGGCTCACGGTGATGGCCCAGCCCTTTACCACGGCCAACGTAAAGTACTTCGACTTCAGCCAGCGCAACAAAGCCTGGGAGTGGATACACGAAGGCTTGAACATTGATGCGTAG